A portion of the Luxibacter massiliensis genome contains these proteins:
- a CDS encoding ABC transporter substrate-binding protein translates to MKLKRLIALGLAGLMCAGLLAGCGSSGGDKGSGGGGEGKVTIRLLTRMAGTSPQVDIYNDILDEFKEKHPEVTIIDDSQSDESAFNNILSTDIASGDMANIFRIQGVANLSEYIDNGLLLNVQPYLDEDEQWGSGFTEGALSYYQVPGQEGTYAIPMESGLIGVYYNEDLFKDAGIDTFPETWTEFLEAIKKLKDSGVTPIAMGAQTTYMAGHLHDQIFYKWVGTEAAKELGSRDMKWTDPEVVETLQYVKDLIDAGAFDESAAGIQDNIAMSQFQNGEAAMVITGPWNISTFTDPAETPVKDSIKVAKFPYFEEKPEFKNEDMQTLSPYMISGKLEGEELDLTIELVKMLTDKDAAKRFAEECAFLIPRTDIELDESKCEPLFIDNMELGGTSTGIGVDVFDFDPLTSMQDRTRNSIVSMFTGTSAEDAAKEIQAEIDNAE, encoded by the coding sequence ATGAAATTAAAGAGATTAATCGCATTGGGCCTTGCAGGGCTTATGTGCGCAGGGCTGCTTGCAGGCTGCGGCTCATCTGGAGGAGATAAGGGCAGCGGCGGAGGCGGGGAGGGCAAAGTAACTATCCGCCTTTTGACAAGGATGGCGGGCACGTCCCCCCAGGTAGATATTTACAATGATATTTTAGATGAGTTTAAGGAGAAACATCCAGAAGTGACAATCATTGACGATTCACAGAGTGATGAGTCTGCATTCAACAATATTCTCTCCACAGATATTGCGTCCGGGGATATGGCAAATATCTTCCGTATCCAGGGAGTGGCAAACCTGTCAGAATACATTGACAACGGACTGCTTTTAAATGTCCAGCCATATCTGGATGAGGATGAACAGTGGGGCAGCGGCTTCACAGAGGGGGCACTTTCTTATTATCAGGTCCCAGGGCAGGAAGGCACATACGCGATCCCCATGGAATCTGGCCTGATTGGAGTGTATTACAACGAAGATCTGTTTAAGGACGCAGGCATAGACACGTTCCCAGAGACATGGACAGAATTTTTGGAAGCAATAAAGAAGCTGAAAGATTCAGGAGTTACCCCCATTGCCATGGGAGCACAGACAACGTATATGGCAGGCCACCTGCACGACCAGATTTTCTATAAATGGGTCGGCACAGAAGCGGCAAAGGAATTAGGCAGCAGGGATATGAAATGGACGGATCCGGAAGTGGTTGAGACGCTGCAGTATGTCAAAGATCTAATTGATGCAGGGGCTTTTGACGAAAGCGCTGCAGGCATCCAGGACAATATAGCAATGAGCCAGTTCCAGAATGGGGAGGCCGCTATGGTGATCACTGGGCCCTGGAATATCAGTACATTTACAGATCCCGCAGAGACACCGGTGAAAGACAGTATCAAGGTTGCTAAATTCCCCTACTTTGAAGAAAAGCCAGAGTTCAAGAATGAAGATATGCAGACACTCAGTCCATACATGATCAGCGGCAAGCTGGAAGGTGAGGAGTTGGATCTTACAATTGAACTTGTGAAAATGCTGACAGATAAAGATGCTGCAAAACGATTTGCGGAGGAATGTGCATTCCTGATTCCCAGGACAGATATTGAACTTGACGAAAGTAAATGTGAGCCTCTGTTTATTGATAATATGGAGCTGGGAGGAACATCCACAGGTATCGGCGTTGATGTATTTGATTTTGACCCTCTCACATCTATGCAGGACAGGACAAGGAATTCTATCGTAAGTATGTTTACTGGGACATCTGCGGAGGATGCGGCGAAAGAGATTCAGGCGGAAATAGATAACGCAGAATAA
- a CDS encoding sensor histidine kinase: MRHTNTSLSIRTKIFRSMTLTTTGLMLLLTAATSLMYYSYFLKSTSDSSLAQLDYIAGQLNYYMDSVSNYSLSLITDDTIQKGLKKYKDAPSQFSATDEMQMKNSINHTIQSTPFIYSVTFYSGNHNRVATTEYYASTYMADVPASEDGVWFLQQKRSNIDKNLTLYTLSMIQPVYSIATGSLVGFIEISIPESTISDIYADNTDQNHHIYVTDKHGIVKSTDESLDIESVYGDFTTEVRDISIKNITFTRYLPRLDWYIINSVSFATFFFPLMQILMLCLLAAIFCAGICFVISRKLSRTITFPLYSLIDHTQKIKQGDWSTIDVRCNDRDIALLFSEFNAMIQAQEQLKDNLLETTKLKNQISLDLIQQQVKPHFLYNTLDNICSLAELDEKQTLIDIVMSLSTFYRVGLSSGKFHVTIKDELEITTAYLHIMQIRYFHKFDYTIHCPDPLKKYSCIKLLLQPIVENSIYHGIKELDARGHLEIKVLDQGENLAITVQDNGVGFTQEAYEKIWECSSHFGIRNIHQRIQLYYGEDYGLTMANRPEGGCTTTITIPKKEGTDHADNTTDC, translated from the coding sequence ATGAGACATACAAACACAAGCCTTTCTATCCGGACAAAAATTTTCCGGAGCATGACTTTGACAACTACCGGCCTTATGCTTTTACTGACGGCCGCCACATCCCTTATGTATTACAGCTATTTCCTGAAAAGTACTTCTGATTCTTCACTGGCACAACTTGATTATATTGCCGGCCAGCTCAATTATTACATGGATTCTGTGTCAAATTACTCCCTGTCACTCATAACAGACGACACTATCCAGAAGGGCCTAAAGAAATATAAAGACGCACCGTCGCAGTTTTCTGCCACGGACGAGATGCAGATGAAAAACAGCATCAACCATACGATACAGTCTACCCCATTCATTTATTCTGTGACTTTTTATTCAGGAAACCACAATCGGGTTGCCACCACAGAATATTATGCCTCCACATATATGGCAGACGTGCCTGCTTCTGAGGATGGCGTGTGGTTTCTCCAGCAGAAGCGTTCCAATATAGATAAAAATTTAACCCTGTATACTTTATCCATGATTCAGCCTGTATACAGTATCGCCACAGGCAGCTTAGTCGGATTTATTGAAATCTCCATTCCTGAAAGTACAATTTCTGATATCTATGCAGATAATACAGACCAAAACCACCATATCTATGTGACTGATAAACATGGGATAGTAAAAAGTACGGATGAGAGCCTGGACATAGAATCTGTCTATGGCGATTTCACTACAGAGGTAAGAGATATTTCCATCAAAAATATTACGTTTACCAGATACCTTCCAAGACTTGACTGGTACATAATAAACAGCGTTTCTTTTGCAACTTTTTTCTTTCCTTTGATGCAAATTTTAATGTTGTGTTTATTGGCAGCAATATTTTGCGCAGGAATTTGTTTTGTTATATCCAGAAAGCTTTCCAGGACAATTACTTTCCCGCTGTATAGCCTGATCGACCATACACAGAAAATTAAACAGGGGGACTGGTCTACCATTGATGTCCGCTGCAATGACCGGGATATTGCACTTCTCTTCTCAGAGTTTAACGCCATGATCCAGGCCCAGGAGCAGTTAAAGGACAACCTGCTGGAGACTACAAAGCTAAAAAACCAGATTTCCTTAGATCTGATCCAGCAGCAGGTAAAACCACATTTTTTATACAATACACTGGACAATATCTGTTCTCTGGCTGAACTGGACGAAAAGCAGACACTGATAGATATTGTCATGAGCCTTTCTACCTTCTACAGAGTAGGGTTAAGCAGCGGGAAATTCCACGTTACAATCAAGGATGAGCTGGAAATTACAACTGCATATCTCCATATTATGCAGATCCGGTATTTCCATAAATTTGACTATACCATCCACTGCCCCGACCCTCTGAAGAAATACTCCTGCATCAAGCTTCTTCTTCAGCCTATTGTAGAGAATAGTATTTACCATGGCATTAAGGAATTAGATGCCCGGGGGCATCTGGAGATTAAAGTCTTAGACCAGGGTGAAAACCTCGCTATTACTGTCCAGGATAACGGCGTAGGCTTCACCCAGGAAGCATACGAGAAAATATGGGAATGCAGCAGCCATTTTGGTATACGGAACATACACCAGCGAATTCAGTTATACTATGGCGAAGATTATGGGCTTACTATGGCCAACCGTCCAGAGGGCGGCTGTACCACAACCATTACTATACCTAAAAAGGAGGGGACAGATCATGCAGACAACACTACTGATTGCTGA
- a CDS encoding response regulator transcription factor → MQTTLLIADDEYFIRQRLKRIIPWTELNLQLAGEAENGVEVLNMMNEQRVDIVLLDIRMPKMLGTETALHIRHNFPSTQVIILSGYNEFEYARSALQNGVSDYLLKPVDPSALLAALEKCVEKISISKNADAKLKSYDRHMCCNALTDVRDERLCMAEFYIQYPDFLQYKYSAYIGVYTMEDTPAGALGLSDRIHRCLGLRCEHFQESGHIYVIQLFFSTGMDISHLGSLLTEYVANAQSYMFLTANHVFSLEENWGVYYRRILSSLNQRYFHPYSELFMEFRHKEQGNEKIDLAKLRQTVMEYLNLGDVRNFRNFIQESFDTIVQKKNIDILFSFLNELFITFQIHYKVPANLDCSISDFISAMLEEEYTCDRLKEAVIHYGSQCISLKKIQPSDVTYCKKIMAYIDEHYSNPDLTVSSIARYFQMNASYLGAVFKNVRDQSILQYITRVRMDAAKKLLITREYLVSEVAAAVGYSDVFYFSKLFKKNFGCPPKEFIRIYEAEKEAGGPPAS, encoded by the coding sequence ATGCAGACAACACTACTGATTGCTGATGACGAATACTTTATCCGCCAGCGCCTCAAGCGCATCATCCCGTGGACAGAGCTGAACCTGCAGCTCGCGGGGGAAGCGGAAAACGGAGTGGAAGTCTTAAATATGATGAATGAACAGAGGGTAGACATTGTACTTTTAGATATCCGTATGCCGAAAATGCTTGGTACTGAAACTGCCCTCCATATCCGCCATAATTTTCCCAGCACCCAAGTAATCATCCTCTCCGGGTACAATGAATTTGAATATGCCCGCTCCGCTTTGCAGAACGGGGTTTCTGATTATCTGCTAAAGCCAGTAGACCCTTCTGCACTGCTGGCTGCCTTGGAGAAATGTGTGGAAAAAATCAGCATCAGTAAAAATGCAGATGCCAAATTAAAGTCCTATGACCGCCACATGTGCTGTAACGCCCTGACTGATGTGCGGGATGAGAGACTGTGTATGGCAGAGTTTTATATTCAGTATCCTGATTTTCTACAGTACAAATACTCTGCCTATATCGGTGTCTACACCATGGAAGATACCCCGGCAGGCGCCCTGGGACTGTCAGACCGTATCCACCGCTGCCTCGGCCTTCGATGTGAACATTTCCAGGAATCTGGCCACATCTATGTTATTCAGCTTTTTTTCAGCACTGGCATGGATATCAGCCATCTGGGGAGCCTGCTGACTGAGTACGTAGCCAATGCGCAAAGCTATATGTTCCTCACCGCCAATCATGTATTTTCCCTGGAAGAAAATTGGGGCGTTTATTACCGGCGCATATTATCCAGCTTGAACCAGCGTTACTTCCACCCCTATTCCGAGTTGTTTATGGAATTCAGGCATAAAGAGCAGGGAAACGAAAAAATTGATTTAGCAAAATTGAGGCAGACTGTCATGGAGTATCTAAATCTAGGAGATGTGAGGAATTTCAGAAATTTTATCCAAGAATCTTTTGATACTATTGTACAAAAGAAAAACATTGATATCTTGTTTTCTTTCCTCAATGAACTATTCATTACATTCCAGATCCACTATAAGGTACCGGCAAACTTGGACTGCAGTATTTCTGACTTTATCTCTGCCATGCTGGAAGAAGAATACACCTGTGACAGGCTGAAAGAGGCAGTCATCCATTATGGCAGCCAATGCATAAGCCTTAAAAAAATACAGCCTTCTGATGTAACCTACTGCAAAAAAATCATGGCTTATATTGATGAACATTACTCTAACCCTGATTTAACTGTGTCCTCCATAGCCAGATATTTTCAGATGAATGCTTCTTATCTGGGCGCTGTATTTAAGAATGTAAGAGACCAGTCTATTCTCCAGTACATCACCAGAGTACGTATGGATGCAGCAAAAAAGCTGCTCATAACCAGAGAATATCTTGTGTCCGAGGTTGCGGCAGCAGTAGGTTATTCAGATGTATTCTATTTCAGTAAACTTTTCAAAAAAAACTTCGGCTGCCCTCCCAAGGAATTTATACGAATCTATGAGGCAGAAAAGGAGGCAGGCGGGCCGCCTGCCTCCTGA
- a CDS encoding recombinase family protein, with amino-acid sequence MKIVRMLLRVSSDQQLEADGDLGIQRQLVKEYIESHSDWKLDNKEYFEGSNSGYKNSVADRMVLQEAYKDAEQREYDILVAYKDDRIGRRMWEIGSYIMSLKTLGVDIYTVKDGLISPESSDMMGQMMLALRYGNAQKSSADTGMRVRDTAKKLVVQGKFMGGKAPYGYTLELSGEISKHGRALKHLVIVPEHAEVVRKIYHLSLNKEFGSAKIARTLNEDEHYKNLAPNDVWKSGTITSILTNPIYAGYTAYNRRESLNGKFHQLDSENWTIAKERNNDIAIVDESEWNQVQYTRKQRGNKYIKKLEHQDVTVITRNDGLLPLVDVIYCGYCGCKLVNGTKYNYWTIQSTGEKRASKIATYKCQNAWQGIPHDKTRQFRADWIEPIVFQSISEYIGKLQEYEDVFSKIQENHQKEKLIKEKSLYREKSELEKIRKNICVMEENIPLSMTGEYPLSLEELVKLIKKEKQKEEEQLKIISQREREIMNLDITVNDWEDIRDSIPTWQKILTNADNTTKRVLVNKLIERIDVTKEEVKIRFKINLDFFLTQPRMNNNGVVSEQRL; translated from the coding sequence ATGAAGATTGTGAGAATGTTATTGCGTGTCAGTTCCGACCAACAATTAGAGGCAGACGGAGATTTAGGCATACAAAGACAGCTAGTAAAGGAATACATAGAAAGTCATTCTGACTGGAAACTGGACAATAAAGAATATTTTGAAGGGAGTAACAGCGGATATAAGAACTCCGTTGCAGACCGGATGGTATTGCAAGAAGCCTATAAAGACGCTGAACAAAGAGAATATGATATATTAGTCGCTTACAAAGATGACCGTATCGGACGTAGAATGTGGGAAATCGGCAGTTATATCATGTCTTTAAAAACTTTAGGGGTTGATATTTACACAGTGAAAGACGGACTGATTTCCCCTGAATCAAGTGATATGATGGGGCAAATGATGTTAGCTCTGCGATATGGAAACGCACAAAAAAGCAGTGCCGATACCGGAATGAGGGTAAGAGATACCGCAAAAAAACTTGTTGTACAAGGAAAATTTATGGGTGGTAAAGCACCTTACGGTTATACGTTAGAATTATCAGGTGAAATCAGTAAGCATGGACGTGCGCTGAAACATTTAGTAATAGTACCTGAACATGCGGAAGTTGTAAGGAAAATTTATCATTTATCTCTCAATAAGGAATTTGGTTCCGCAAAAATTGCAAGAACTTTAAATGAAGATGAACATTATAAGAATCTGGCACCTAATGACGTTTGGAAAAGCGGAACAATTACAAGTATTTTGACAAATCCTATATATGCCGGCTATACGGCATATAACCGAAGAGAAAGTTTGAATGGAAAATTTCATCAATTAGATAGTGAAAATTGGACAATTGCAAAGGAAAGAAATAATGATATTGCAATTGTGGATGAATCAGAATGGAATCAGGTTCAGTATACACGTAAACAAAGAGGAAACAAATACATAAAGAAACTAGAACACCAAGATGTGACAGTCATCACGAGAAATGACGGTCTTTTGCCTTTGGTAGATGTTATTTATTGTGGGTATTGTGGATGTAAATTAGTGAATGGAACAAAGTATAATTATTGGACTATTCAATCTACCGGAGAAAAAAGAGCCAGTAAAATTGCTACTTACAAATGTCAGAATGCATGGCAGGGAATTCCACATGATAAGACAAGGCAATTTCGTGCTGACTGGATTGAACCGATTGTGTTTCAGTCTATCTCTGAGTATATCGGGAAATTACAAGAATACGAAGATGTCTTTTCAAAGATTCAGGAAAATCATCAAAAAGAGAAACTGATAAAAGAAAAATCTCTGTACCGAGAAAAAAGTGAACTTGAAAAAATTCGTAAAAACATCTGTGTTATGGAAGAAAATATTCCTCTTTCTATGACAGGGGAATATCCTCTTTCTCTTGAAGAACTGGTTAAACTTATCAAAAAGGAAAAGCAAAAAGAAGAAGAACAATTAAAAATTATCTCTCAAAGGGAACGTGAAATTATGAATTTGGATATAACGGTAAATGACTGGGAGGACATACGGGATAGTATTCCAACATGGCAGAAGATTCTTACAAACGCAGATAACACCACCAAAAGAGTCTTAGTAAATAAGCTGATTGAGAGGATAGATGTCACAAAAGAGGAAGTAAAAATCCGGTTCAAAATCAACCTAGATTTTTTTTTAACTCAACCCCGAATGAACAATAACGGAGTGGTATCGGAACAAAGGCTATGA
- a CDS encoding recombinase family protein: MNYAYARCSTNEKLQDIQRQIRELKKYGLTDEYIYLEYESGIKENRTELNKLLNIVKSGDTIFTTEVSRITRSTKQLCDIIELAKQRKIKLVLGSFIVDCKKELDPMTEGMLKMMGVFAELERNMISQRVKSGMENAKAKGKVIGRPVTTADDIPHIFYKYYTKYKNGMINKKELSRLCALSYPTIYKYLHIIESKNDTF, encoded by the coding sequence ATGAATTATGCTTATGCCAGATGTTCCACAAATGAGAAGCTACAAGATATTCAACGTCAAATCAGGGAATTGAAAAAGTATGGACTGACTGATGAATACATCTACTTAGAATATGAAAGCGGTATAAAGGAAAATCGTACTGAACTGAATAAACTTTTAAATATTGTGAAGTCAGGAGATACTATTTTCACAACAGAGGTCAGCCGAATTACCCGCAGTACAAAACAGCTTTGTGACATCATTGAACTTGCAAAACAACGCAAAATAAAACTGGTCTTAGGAAGTTTTATTGTGGACTGTAAGAAAGAACTTGACCCTATGACCGAGGGAATGTTAAAAATGATGGGCGTATTCGCCGAATTAGAGAGAAATATGATAAGTCAGCGTGTCAAAAGTGGAATGGAGAACGCAAAGGCGAAAGGGAAAGTGATTGGAAGACCTGTCACTACCGCTGACGATATTCCGCATATTTTTTACAAATACTATACCAAATATAAAAATGGTATGATAAACAAAAAAGAATTATCAAGACTATGCGCACTCTCCTATCCGACCATTTATAAATATTTACATATTATAGAATCAAAGAATGATACCTTTTAG
- a CDS encoding helix-turn-helix domain-containing protein has protein sequence MKVYEKVRAYIDDKGYKQLSIAEKAGIPKTTFNAMMNGKRTMYADDLCSICIALNVSPELFIEVENPCKMTYAHQHKGGEVV, from the coding sequence ATGAAAGTGTACGAAAAGGTAAGGGCGTATATTGACGATAAGGGATATAAACAATTAAGCATTGCAGAAAAAGCAGGTATTCCCAAAACCACTTTTAATGCCATGATGAATGGCAAACGGACAATGTATGCGGATGATTTATGTTCTATCTGTATTGCCTTAAATGTCAGTCCTGAATTGTTCATTGAAGTTGAAAACCCATGTAAGATGACTTATGCCCACCAACATAAGGGAGGTGAAGTGGTTTGA
- a CDS encoding helix-turn-helix domain-containing protein codes for MDKPKYEMGNRIKKFRRELGMSQKQLANLIGVSNSRVSNWEQGINRPDVDILPKLCSVLKQTPSSLLGMRIGKEELTEKEQKVIYAYRLKKEMRESVDKLLEIEDK; via the coding sequence ATGGATAAACCAAAATATGAAATGGGGAACCGCATTAAAAAATTTCGTAGAGAACTGGGGATGAGCCAAAAACAACTTGCTAATCTTATCGGAGTAAGTAATAGTCGGGTATCTAATTGGGAACAAGGAATAAACAGACCTGATGTTGATATATTACCAAAGTTATGCAGTGTTTTGAAACAGACACCAAGTTCGTTACTGGGAATGAGAATTGGAAAAGAAGAACTTACTGAAAAAGAGCAAAAAGTGATATATGCTTATCGTCTAAAGAAAGAAATGCGAGAATCTGTTGATAAACTTTTAGAAATTGAGGATAAGTAA
- a CDS encoding phage NrS-1 polymerase family protein: MKNQKNIPQMMKEQALWCVWKYDGSHGKIPYSAITGYKAKTNDKNTFTNFQTAYNYYENKGYDGLGMGIFNGFSAIDIDHCINNGILSDMAKDIINEMNSYTEVSPSGEGIRIIFKTKNFVYAKDKYYTMNNERGLEIYVSGATNKYVTITGNLYKNYDVTVATDSLQKILDKYMLRDTKNTAAKDTENLTSPIQSDDKDYLKIGLEKDKKFKSLWNGNRDPQKSESQIDLAFFSKLMYWCNNDTDKVRKAFFESPYVATKDEAHRKKIERDDYIRNTIDTARSDRTAIQDDLDYLSKRHQYSDKTEKKKTVTNKNISSLISATELHNMDLPPIKYLIEDILAEGTSILVAPPKIGKSWFVLDMGLSIAAGKQFLGKETHSVGVLYFALEDSNRRLQDRMDKVLGLSSPPANFYFQTQAPTLDNGELINLLKMYIEKYDIKLIIIDTLQKIRRQERTSKSSYQSDYQDIGELKQFADEHNLSIFLVHHTRKMKDDDPYNMISGTNGIMGAADTAYVITKNKRSSENAVMNITGRDIEQNDFMICFDSMRFRWRMSGKLDEFTEQEEKHQYESNPIVQAISVLLKQSENHQWAGKATELIDMASENGIEIQDTPQAVGRELKKLENLLLRYDNIIYKSSTDGNAGKKHHFSYSLPDYTPGIANTICQNTLYDKDDEECIF, translated from the coding sequence ATGAAAAATCAAAAAAACATTCCACAAATGATGAAAGAACAAGCTTTATGGTGTGTATGGAAGTATGATGGAAGCCATGGTAAAATTCCATATAGTGCGATAACCGGCTACAAGGCGAAAACTAATGATAAAAATACCTTCACAAATTTTCAAACTGCTTACAATTATTATGAGAATAAGGGTTATGATGGTTTGGGCATGGGAATTTTTAATGGATTTTCTGCAATTGATATAGACCATTGTATAAATAATGGCATTTTATCGGATATGGCAAAAGACATTATTAACGAAATGAACAGCTATACGGAAGTCAGTCCAAGTGGTGAGGGAATTCGTATTATCTTCAAGACTAAAAATTTTGTATATGCCAAAGACAAATATTATACTATGAATAATGAGCGTGGATTAGAAATCTATGTATCAGGTGCTACTAATAAATATGTCACCATTACAGGGAATCTATATAAAAATTATGATGTGACTGTAGCAACGGATTCCTTACAAAAAATCCTAGATAAATACATGTTAAGAGATACTAAAAATACAGCTGCTAAAGATACAGAAAATCTTACCTCTCCTATTCAAAGTGACGATAAAGATTACTTGAAAATCGGTCTTGAAAAGGATAAGAAATTCAAATCACTTTGGAATGGAAATCGAGACCCTCAAAAGTCAGAAAGTCAAATTGATTTAGCTTTTTTCAGTAAATTAATGTATTGGTGTAATAATGATACTGATAAGGTGCGGAAGGCATTTTTTGAGAGTCCATACGTTGCAACAAAAGATGAAGCTCATAGAAAAAAGATAGAACGTGATGATTATATACGAAATACGATTGATACAGCTCGTTCCGATAGAACGGCAATCCAAGACGACCTAGATTATCTCTCTAAAAGGCACCAATATTCCGATAAAACAGAGAAGAAGAAAACAGTAACAAATAAAAATATCTCTTCCCTTATATCCGCTACAGAATTACATAATATGGATTTGCCACCCATTAAATATCTTATAGAGGATATTTTAGCAGAGGGAACCTCCATTCTTGTGGCTCCTCCGAAAATCGGAAAAAGTTGGTTTGTTCTGGATATGGGATTGAGTATTGCGGCTGGAAAACAATTCCTTGGGAAAGAAACTCATTCAGTTGGTGTGTTGTATTTCGCATTAGAAGATAGTAATAGAAGACTTCAAGACAGAATGGATAAAGTTTTAGGACTTAGTTCACCTCCTGCTAATTTCTACTTTCAGACACAAGCGCCTACATTAGACAATGGAGAATTGATAAATCTTCTGAAAATGTATATTGAAAAATATGACATAAAGCTGATTATCATTGATACATTGCAAAAAATACGGCGACAGGAGAGAACTTCAAAAAGCTCCTATCAAAGTGACTATCAGGATATAGGGGAATTAAAACAATTTGCAGATGAACACAATCTAAGTATATTTCTTGTTCATCATACACGTAAGATGAAAGACGATGATCCATATAATATGATTTCAGGTACAAATGGAATTATGGGGGCTGCTGATACCGCTTATGTCATAACCAAAAATAAACGTTCATCTGAAAACGCTGTTATGAATATCACAGGGCGGGATATAGAACAGAACGATTTCATGATTTGCTTTGATTCAATGCGTTTTCGTTGGAGAATGTCAGGTAAATTAGATGAATTTACTGAACAAGAGGAAAAGCACCAATATGAATCTAATCCAATTGTGCAAGCTATTTCTGTTTTACTAAAACAAAGTGAAAATCATCAATGGGCAGGTAAGGCAACTGAACTAATTGATATGGCAAGCGAAAATGGAATTGAGATTCAAGACACGCCTCAGGCAGTGGGAAGAGAATTGAAGAAACTAGAAAATTTACTATTACGTTACGATAACATTATATACAAATCTTCTACTGATGGAAATGCGGGTAAAAAACATCATTTTTCATATAGTCTTCCTGATTATACACCGGGTATAGCAAATACTATATGTCAAAATACGTTATATGATAAAGATGACGAGGAATGTATCTTCTAA